One stretch of Gadus macrocephalus chromosome 12, ASM3116895v1 DNA includes these proteins:
- the fam174c gene encoding protein FAM174C has translation MGSARLFSVTAWLVPLAAGLLLVSMATGLEVTPHPVGSIPAPGTNSTNSSAVPPPHRRPPPPRGLNVDNMVVQRALYVLIGFTMLGVFYLLVRAVRTKRPLQKKYGLLQNAEDGVELDALESDEDDTLYEARSLRR, from the exons ATGGGGAGTGCGCGGCTGTTCTCTGTCACGGCGTGGCTCGTGCCACTAGCAGcgggtctcctcctggtctccatgGCGACCGGGCTGGAGGTGACCCCCCACCCTGTCGGCTCCATCCCCGCTCCGGGCACCAACTCCACCAACTCCTCCGCCGTGCCGCCGCCCCACCGCAGGCCGCCACCGCCGCGCGGGCTGAACGTGGACAATATGGTGGTGCAGCGCGCGCTGTACGTCCTGATCGGCTTCACCATGCTGGGGGTCTTCTACCTGCTTGTGCGCGCGGTGCG gacaaaGCGTCCGCTCCAGAAGAAGTATGGTCTGCTGCAGAACGCGGAGGACGGTGTGGAGCTCGACGCCCTGGAGAGTGACGAGGACGACACGTTGTACGAGGCCCGCAGCCTCCGGAG gtga